In Pseudomonas sp. MM213, a genomic segment contains:
- the cysG gene encoding siroheme synthase CysG: MDYLPLFHNLRGSRVLVVGGGEIALRKSRLLAEAGALLRVVAPEIEPQLRELVAGSGGECLLRGYVEADLDGCGLIIAATDDEPLNAQVSADAHRRCVPVNVVDAPALCSVIFPAIVDRSPLIIAVSSGGDAPVLARLIRAKIETWIPSTYGQLAGLAARFRSQVKGLFPDVQQRRAFWEDVFQGPIADRQLAGQGAEAERMMQAKISGEAPVATGEVYLVGAGPGDPDLLTFRALRLMQQADVVLYDRLVAPAILDLCRRDAERVYVGKRRADHAVPQDQINQQLVDLAKQGKRVVRLKGGDPFIFGRGGEEIEELAAHGIPFQVVPGITAASGCAAYAGIPLTHRDYAQSVRFVTGHLKDGSTDLPWGDLVAPAQTLVFYMGLVGLPIICEQLIKHGRAADTPAALIQQGTTVNQRVFTGTLADLPRLVAEHEVHAPTLVIVGEVVQLREKLAWFEGAQAQV; encoded by the coding sequence ATGGACTATCTGCCGCTGTTTCACAACCTTCGCGGCAGTCGTGTGTTGGTCGTCGGTGGGGGGGAAATTGCCTTGCGCAAATCCCGCCTGCTGGCCGAAGCCGGTGCGCTGCTGCGGGTGGTTGCGCCTGAAATCGAACCGCAACTGCGCGAACTCGTTGCCGGCAGCGGTGGCGAGTGCCTGTTGCGTGGCTACGTCGAAGCGGATCTGGACGGCTGCGGGCTGATCATTGCCGCCACCGATGATGAACCGCTGAATGCACAAGTCTCCGCCGATGCTCATCGGCGTTGCGTGCCGGTCAACGTGGTGGATGCGCCAGCCTTGTGCAGCGTGATCTTCCCGGCGATCGTCGACCGTTCGCCATTGATCATCGCGGTTTCCAGTGGCGGCGATGCGCCGGTGCTGGCGCGGTTGATCCGCGCCAAGATCGAAACCTGGATTCCTTCCACCTACGGTCAACTGGCCGGTCTGGCTGCGCGTTTTCGCAGTCAGGTCAAAGGCCTGTTTCCGGATGTACAGCAGCGTCGGGCGTTCTGGGAAGATGTGTTCCAGGGCCCGATTGCCGACCGGCAACTGGCCGGGCAGGGCGCTGAAGCCGAGCGCATGATGCAGGCGAAAATCAGCGGTGAAGCGCCGGTTGCCACGGGTGAGGTGTACCTGGTCGGTGCCGGGCCGGGTGATCCAGACCTGTTGACCTTCCGCGCCTTGCGCCTGATGCAGCAAGCCGATGTGGTGCTGTATGACCGGTTGGTGGCGCCGGCGATTCTCGATTTGTGCCGTCGTGATGCCGAGCGGGTCTACGTCGGCAAGCGTCGCGCCGATCACGCCGTGCCGCAGGATCAGATCAACCAGCAACTGGTGGACCTGGCCAAACAGGGCAAGCGCGTCGTGCGGTTGAAGGGCGGTGATCCGTTCATCTTCGGCCGTGGCGGTGAAGAGATCGAAGAACTGGCGGCCCATGGCATCCCGTTCCAGGTGGTGCCGGGCATCACGGCGGCCAGCGGTTGCGCGGCGTACGCCGGGATTCCGCTGACCCACCGCGATTACGCGCAGTCGGTGCGATTTGTCACCGGGCACCTGAAGGACGGCTCCACCGATTTGCCGTGGGGTGACCTGGTTGCGCCGGCGCAAACCCTGGTGTTCTACATGGGGCTGGTGGGCTTGCCGATCATCTGCGAGCAGTTGATCAAGCATGGTCGCGCAGCGGATACGCCGGCGGCGTTGATTCAGCAGGGCACCACGGTTAATCAGCGGGTGTTTACCGGCACCTTGGCCGATCTTCCACGGCTGGTAGCGGAGCATGAAGTGCATGCACCGACGCTGGTGATTGTTGGGGAAGTGGTGCAGTTGCGCGAGAAACTGGCGTGGTTTGAGGGTGCGCAGGCGCAAGTCTAG
- the tusD gene encoding sulfurtransferase complex subunit TusD, translated as MKFAIALFSAAHAPSSRRALLFAQAALAGGHEIVRLFFYQDGVYNASASVVTPQDELDLPKQWRAFVAEHQLDGVVCIAAALRRGVLNDEEAQRYQREAVAVGAPWELSGLGQLHDAVQDADRLICFGGA; from the coding sequence ATGAAGTTCGCCATCGCGCTGTTTTCCGCCGCCCATGCGCCCTCCTCGCGCCGTGCCTTGCTGTTCGCCCAGGCTGCGCTGGCCGGCGGGCATGAGATTGTCCGGCTGTTTTTCTATCAGGATGGCGTCTACAACGCGTCCGCCAGCGTGGTCACGCCGCAGGATGAACTGGACCTGCCCAAGCAATGGCGCGCCTTTGTGGCCGAACATCAACTGGACGGTGTCGTCTGCATCGCCGCCGCCCTGCGTCGTGGCGTATTGAACGACGAAGAAGCCCAGCGTTATCAGCGCGAAGCGGTCGCCGTCGGCGCGCCGTGGGAATTGTCCGGTCTCGGTCAGTTGCATGACGCGGTGCAGGACGCCGACCGACTGATCTGTTTCGGAGGTGCGTGA
- a CDS encoding YoaK family protein — protein MLPSSSTTRASPGHLHTQKWRGRIGLSLVAALSVLAGMTDAIGFMASGDFVSFMSGNTTRLAVAISDGDMGLTLRLLLLVATFILGNALGIVVSRVGGRRALPLLLCIAMLLCAAAAWPYDEQLPALLAAIIAMGMLNAAVEEVNGLPVGLTYVTGALSRFGRGLGRWMLGERRNGWRVQLIPWTGMFAGAVLGAVLEHHLGLRALFVSGLLAGALGVLSLRIPRRWQLGYMPR, from the coding sequence ATGCTGCCTTCGTCTTCCACGACCCGCGCCAGTCCGGGGCATCTGCACACTCAGAAATGGCGCGGCCGCATCGGCCTGTCGCTGGTGGCCGCACTCTCGGTGCTTGCCGGCATGACCGACGCTATCGGCTTCATGGCCAGCGGCGATTTCGTTTCCTTCATGAGCGGCAACACCACCCGCCTCGCCGTGGCGATCAGCGACGGCGACATGGGCCTGACCCTGCGCCTGCTGCTGCTCGTGGCCACGTTCATCCTCGGCAACGCCTTGGGCATTGTCGTCAGCCGTGTCGGCGGGCGCCGCGCGCTGCCCTTGCTGTTGTGCATCGCCATGTTGCTGTGTGCGGCGGCGGCCTGGCCTTATGACGAACAATTGCCGGCGCTGCTGGCGGCGATCATCGCGATGGGCATGCTCAATGCCGCCGTCGAAGAAGTGAATGGCCTGCCGGTGGGCCTGACTTACGTGACGGGCGCCCTGTCGCGCTTCGGTCGCGGCCTGGGACGCTGGATGCTCGGCGAGCGGCGCAATGGCTGGCGGGTGCAGCTGATCCCCTGGACCGGAATGTTTGCCGGCGCGGTGCTGGGGGCTGTGCTGGAGCATCATCTTGGACTCAGGGCGTTGTTTGTCAGCGGGTTGCTGGCGGGGGCGCTTGGAGTGCTGTCGTTGAGGATTCCAAGGCGTTGGCAGTTGGGGTATATGCCGCGTTGA
- a CDS encoding DUF6388 family protein, with the protein MAATEQQHEQALQKFLDERPELRHELDNLNPLLAQAKGETAAQFRDERLHEAFEAEAERLGLFAWELTLQLTAATPEDYEAQRLNVHREVAEMAGMDWLEYCELYGLIP; encoded by the coding sequence ATGGCGGCAACCGAACAGCAACACGAGCAGGCGCTGCAGAAGTTTCTCGATGAGCGACCTGAACTGCGCCACGAACTCGACAACCTCAACCCGCTGCTGGCTCAGGCCAAGGGCGAAACCGCAGCGCAGTTTCGCGACGAGCGCTTGCATGAAGCGTTCGAAGCCGAGGCCGAACGCCTGGGGTTGTTTGCCTGGGAGCTGACCCTGCAACTGACCGCCGCGACACCGGAGGACTACGAAGCTCAACGCCTGAACGTACACCGGGAAGTGGCCGAGATGGCGGGGATGGACTGGCTGGAGTATTGCGAGTTATATGGTCTGATCCCATAA
- a CDS encoding glycosyl transferase family protein codes for MTDYPVLTLETPAEHPFAQFVRILGKGKRGARDLTREEAREAMGMVLDDKVEDTQLGAFLMLLRHKEESAEEMAGFTEALRERLQPPALNVDLDWPTYAGKKRHLPWYLLAAKCLAQNGVRIFMHGGGAHTAGRLYSEQLLDELKIPLCRNWQQVGSALDNGGLAFMPLVDWAPQLQRMIDLRNTLGLRSPIHSLTRILNPLNARCGLQSIFHPGYQAVHRDASGLLGDTAIVVKGDGGEIEINPDTDSHLYGTTGGESWDEEWPQLSAQRHVKPASLDPEHLKAVWRGDVVDSYPQMALISTMALALRGLGQPREIAFETAQKYWDARDRSI; via the coding sequence ATGACCGATTATCCAGTGCTGACTCTAGAAACGCCCGCCGAACACCCCTTCGCCCAATTCGTGCGGATCCTCGGCAAAGGCAAGCGCGGCGCCCGCGACCTGACCCGCGAAGAAGCCCGCGAAGCCATGGGCATGGTGCTCGACGACAAGGTCGAAGACACTCAGCTCGGTGCATTTCTGATGCTGCTGCGGCACAAGGAAGAAAGCGCCGAGGAAATGGCCGGCTTCACCGAAGCCCTGCGTGAGCGCTTGCAACCACCGGCCTTGAATGTCGATCTGGATTGGCCAACCTACGCCGGCAAGAAACGCCATCTGCCGTGGTATCTGCTGGCGGCCAAGTGCCTGGCGCAAAACGGCGTGCGGATTTTCATGCACGGCGGCGGCGCACATACGGCCGGGCGGCTGTACAGCGAGCAACTGCTGGATGAGCTGAAGATCCCGTTGTGCCGCAACTGGCAACAGGTCGGCTCGGCGCTCGATAACGGCGGCCTGGCGTTCATGCCGCTGGTGGATTGGGCACCGCAACTGCAACGCATGATCGACCTGCGCAACACCTTGGGCCTGCGCTCGCCGATCCACTCCCTGACGCGCATTCTCAATCCGTTGAACGCCCGCTGCGGCCTGCAAAGCATTTTCCACCCCGGCTACCAGGCGGTGCATCGCGATGCCAGCGGCTTGCTCGGCGACACCGCGATTGTGGTCAAGGGCGATGGCGGCGAGATCGAGATCAACCCCGACACCGACAGCCACTTGTACGGCACCACCGGCGGCGAGAGCTGGGATGAGGAATGGCCGCAGCTGTCGGCGCAACGCCATGTCAAACCCGCCTCTCTCGATCCCGAGCATCTGAAAGCCGTATGGCGTGGCGACGTGGTCGACAGTTATCCGCAAATGGCGCTGATCTCGACCATGGCCCTCGCACTACGCGGCCTCGGCCAACCTCGCGAAATCGCCTTCGAAACAGCCCAGAAATATTGGGACGCACGGGACAGATCGATTTAA
- a CDS encoding TusE/DsrC/DsvC family sulfur relay protein, with protein sequence MNALTVGARAIELDKDGFLVELSDWSADVASALAAAEDIELSPEHWEILELLRSFYAEFQLSPATRPLIKYTALKLGPEKGNSLHLNRLFKGTPAKLAAKLAGLPKPTNCL encoded by the coding sequence ATGAATGCACTGACGGTCGGCGCCCGCGCCATCGAGTTGGACAAGGACGGTTTCCTGGTTGAACTGAGCGACTGGTCCGCCGACGTGGCCAGCGCCCTCGCCGCTGCCGAAGACATCGAGTTGAGCCCCGAACACTGGGAAATCCTCGAATTGCTGCGCAGCTTCTACGCCGAATTCCAGCTGTCCCCGGCGACGCGTCCGCTGATCAAGTACACAGCGTTGAAGCTCGGCCCGGAAAAAGGCAACAGCCTGCACCTGAACCGACTGTTCAAAGGCACCCCTGCCAAACTCGCCGCGAAACTGGCGGGCCTGCCCAAACCGACGAATTGCTTATGA
- the tusB gene encoding sulfurtransferase complex subunit TusB has translation MSTLHVLSHSPFGDDRLSSCLRLIGANDALLLTGDAVYALQPGTAPFNALIAGNPTLFVLAEDARARAVEVPDTAKAIDYPAFVELSIHYDKVNSWL, from the coding sequence ATGTCGACTTTGCATGTGTTGTCTCATTCCCCGTTCGGCGACGACCGCCTGAGCAGTTGCCTGCGCCTGATCGGCGCGAACGATGCGCTGCTGCTGACCGGTGACGCGGTGTATGCGTTGCAACCGGGCACCGCGCCCTTCAACGCACTGATCGCCGGCAACCCGACGCTGTTCGTGTTGGCCGAAGACGCCCGGGCTCGTGCGGTGGAGGTTCCGGATACGGCCAAGGCGATCGATTATCCCGCCTTCGTCGAACTGTCGATTCACTACGACAAGGTCAACAGCTGGTTATGA
- the tusC gene encoding sulfurtransferase complex subunit TusC — protein MPKSLLIISRQAPWSGPSAREALDIVLAGGAFDLPIGLLFLDDGVFQLAPKQDAKALQQKDLSANLQALPMFGVEDLFVCGDSAAERGLAPDSLSLEDAQVLAAREITALIDRYDQVITL, from the coding sequence ATGCCTAAATCCTTGCTGATTATCAGCCGTCAGGCGCCGTGGTCCGGGCCGAGCGCACGCGAAGCACTGGACATCGTGCTGGCCGGCGGTGCCTTCGACCTGCCGATCGGCCTGCTGTTTCTTGATGACGGGGTGTTCCAGCTCGCGCCGAAACAGGACGCCAAGGCCCTGCAACAAAAAGACTTGAGCGCCAACCTGCAAGCGTTGCCGATGTTCGGCGTCGAAGACCTTTTCGTCTGTGGCGACAGCGCCGCTGAACGCGGCCTGGCCCCGGACAGCTTGTCGCTGGAGGACGCCCAAGTGCTGGCCGCCCGCGAAATCACCGCCCTTATTGACCGTTACGACCAGGTGATCACCCTCTGA
- a CDS encoding glutathione S-transferase family protein, which produces MGLLVEGRWHDQWYESSKDGAFQREQAQRRNWLTADGTPGPTGVGGFAAEAGRYHLYVSLACPWAHRTLILRKLKGLESLIDVSVVSWLMLENGWTFDKHFGSTGDKLDHFNFMHQRYTADTADYTGRVTVPVLWDKQQNRIVNNESAEIIRMFNGAFDDLTGNDLDFYPAPLRGEIDALNERIYPAVNNGVYRAGFATSQTAYEEAFDGLFAELDRLEQLLDANRYLVGEYLTEADIRLFTTLIRFDAVYHGHFKCNLRRIADYPNLSNWLREIYQWPGIAETVDFQHIKNHYYGSHKTINPTGVVPKGPEQDFTVAHDRARLSGKGVWRKNSA; this is translated from the coding sequence ATGGGTTTGTTAGTCGAAGGTCGCTGGCATGACCAGTGGTACGAAAGCAGCAAGGACGGCGCGTTCCAGCGCGAACAGGCGCAGCGGCGAAACTGGCTGACCGCCGACGGCACGCCCGGCCCGACCGGTGTGGGTGGCTTTGCCGCCGAGGCGGGTCGTTATCACCTCTACGTATCGCTCGCCTGTCCGTGGGCGCATCGCACACTGATCCTGCGCAAACTCAAAGGCCTTGAAAGCCTGATCGACGTGTCGGTGGTCAGTTGGCTGATGCTGGAAAACGGCTGGACCTTCGACAAGCACTTCGGCTCGACCGGCGACAAGCTCGATCACTTCAACTTCATGCACCAGCGCTATACCGCCGACACTGCCGACTACACGGGCCGCGTCACCGTGCCGGTGCTCTGGGACAAGCAGCAGAATCGCATCGTCAACAATGAATCGGCGGAGATCATCCGCATGTTCAACGGCGCATTCGATGACTTGACCGGCAATGACCTGGATTTCTATCCGGCGCCGTTGCGCGGCGAGATCGATGCGTTGAATGAGCGGATTTATCCGGCGGTGAACAACGGTGTGTACCGCGCCGGGTTCGCGACATCGCAGACGGCTTATGAAGAGGCGTTTGACGGGTTGTTTGCGGAACTGGATCGACTGGAACAGCTGTTAGACGCCAATCGTTATCTGGTGGGCGAATACCTGACCGAAGCGGACATTCGCCTGTTTACCACGCTGATCCGCTTTGATGCGGTGTACCACGGGCACTTCAAGTGCAACCTGCGGCGGATTGCCGATTATCCGAACCTGTCGAACTGGCTGCGCGAGATTTATCAGTGGCCGGGGATTGCCGAGACGGTGGATTTTCAGCACATCAAGAACCACTACTATGGCAGCCACAAGACCATTAACCCGACCGGGGTTGTGCCGAAGGGGCCGGAGCAGGACTTTACCGTGGCGCATGATCGGGCGCGGTTGAGCGGGAAAGGGGTTTGGCGCAAGAACAGCGCCTGA